The proteins below are encoded in one region of Marinihelvus fidelis:
- a CDS encoding toll/interleukin-1 receptor domain-containing protein, with amino-acid sequence MRYKAFLSYAHADEKWARWLHRALESYRMPRRLAASGGAAPSQLGTVFRDRDELVAGPALSEAIEAALVQSENLVVLCSPAAAASRWVNEEVRRFRELGRGDRIFCVIVDGTPELDANDACFPPALFEGVAEAEPLAVDVRPWADGKRLAKLKLLAALLGTRLEDLRNRDHQRRRKRQLTAGLAGALALLLILVTGSAVLSERRERQRSEDIAGTMATLGGDIKNVVDLETQRKMIDAVLDAYEGLDPRKLTPESATQVALILRQMGSVNRQQGRPEEALSYFRQSRELLEQLDQWHPDTANIVFELSQAHFFEGLVPFIADDFAAARGPAEAYEQVARRLSALVPDDLEYRMEHVWALQNLAILEMSTDASKARSAAQLIEEAVSTADTVMVATDRNDIVGHYSTLMSWLAEARTLSCEYSLAREAHDEAVRNAARASGAEPANNFLKRQLAYRYFGASSLELMAGNIEGARSLVEQADSVMQAMLITDPTNKALVSNINRHRMRLADIDVWTGRAEEGLSSYLALIETSKLDTSAEGEGEDRVPIELRLRAGLISGGLGRNEEARLWLASTFSGFSELLGERELDAKEIREFITARWAWKVYVEEPLESAFPEIAALGIRPNPESGDCRDVDVATRLAVIQGRRSVAVRHAEYLAERGYRHPMYLDFCHMEGLCES; translated from the coding sequence ATGCGTTACAAGGCGTTTCTCAGCTACGCGCATGCCGATGAAAAGTGGGCGCGTTGGCTGCATCGCGCGCTCGAGTCTTACCGGATGCCACGGCGGTTGGCCGCGAGTGGGGGCGCCGCTCCTTCGCAGTTGGGAACCGTATTTCGGGACCGTGATGAGCTGGTTGCGGGCCCCGCGCTGAGCGAGGCCATAGAGGCGGCACTGGTGCAGTCGGAAAACCTGGTGGTGCTCTGTTCGCCTGCGGCAGCGGCTTCGCGCTGGGTCAACGAGGAGGTGCGACGATTCAGGGAACTGGGCCGCGGCGACCGGATTTTCTGCGTCATCGTCGATGGGACGCCCGAGCTGGATGCCAATGACGCCTGCTTCCCGCCCGCATTGTTCGAAGGTGTCGCGGAAGCCGAACCCCTGGCCGTCGATGTTCGCCCCTGGGCCGATGGTAAACGGCTCGCAAAGCTCAAACTACTTGCTGCCCTGTTGGGTACACGGCTCGAGGACCTGCGTAACCGAGATCACCAGAGGCGCAGGAAGCGCCAGCTGACGGCGGGGCTGGCCGGGGCGCTGGCACTGTTGCTGATCCTGGTCACGGGTTCGGCAGTTCTTTCCGAGCGCCGCGAGCGACAGCGGTCCGAGGACATCGCCGGCACGATGGCCACGCTTGGCGGCGATATCAAGAACGTCGTCGACCTCGAAACCCAGCGCAAGATGATCGACGCGGTGCTGGATGCATACGAGGGCCTCGACCCACGGAAGCTGACACCGGAGTCAGCGACCCAGGTCGCGCTGATTCTGCGCCAGATGGGCTCGGTCAACCGCCAACAGGGCCGGCCGGAAGAGGCCTTGAGTTATTTCCGGCAATCGAGGGAACTCCTGGAACAGCTTGACCAGTGGCACCCGGACACCGCGAACATCGTTTTTGAGCTTTCGCAGGCGCACTTTTTTGAAGGGCTGGTGCCTTTCATCGCTGATGATTTTGCTGCGGCGAGGGGGCCTGCCGAGGCCTACGAACAGGTTGCAAGGCGCTTGTCTGCACTCGTGCCGGATGATCTCGAGTACCGGATGGAGCATGTCTGGGCTTTACAGAACCTGGCTATCCTGGAAATGAGCACGGACGCGAGTAAGGCTCGCAGTGCCGCTCAACTGATCGAAGAAGCGGTGAGTACGGCCGACACGGTCATGGTCGCAACCGACCGGAACGATATCGTTGGACACTATTCCACGCTCATGTCCTGGCTCGCAGAAGCCCGGACCCTGAGCTGCGAGTACTCCCTGGCAAGGGAGGCGCACGATGAGGCCGTACGGAACGCGGCCCGGGCCTCTGGCGCAGAGCCGGCGAACAACTTCCTGAAAAGACAGTTGGCCTATCGCTACTTCGGTGCTTCGAGCCTGGAGTTGATGGCCGGTAACATCGAAGGGGCGAGATCCCTGGTCGAGCAAGCAGACAGTGTCATGCAGGCCATGCTCATCACGGACCCGACCAACAAGGCGCTGGTTTCCAATATCAACAGGCACCGCATGAGGCTGGCCGATATTGATGTCTGGACCGGACGGGCGGAAGAAGGGCTGTCCAGTTACCTGGCGTTGATCGAGACTTCAAAGCTGGATACCAGTGCGGAAGGGGAAGGTGAAGACCGTGTGCCGATCGAGTTGAGACTGCGCGCGGGCCTGATCAGTGGGGGGCTGGGGCGCAACGAAGAAGCACGGCTCTGGCTCGCCAGCACGTTTTCCGGATTCAGTGAGTTGCTTGGAGAACGTGAACTGGATGCCAAAGAGATTAGAGAGTTCATCACCGCAAGATGGGCGTGGAAGGTCTACGTCGAGGAGCCGCTCGAAAGCGCGTTCCCGGAGATTGCCGCATTGGGAATTCGGCCCAACCCGGAATCCGGGGACTGTCGCGACGTGGATGTCGCCACCCGTTTGGCGGTAATCCAGGGGCGACGGAGTGTCGCCGTCCGCCACGCCGAGTACCTGGCAGAAAGGGGGTATCGTCACCCGATGTATCTGGATTTCTGCCACATGGAAGGTCTGTGCGAATCGTAG